The stretch of DNA TTCACCGACTACCTGCTGATCATCGTCGTCTCGGTCATCGGGTCCGCGGCCACCGCCGGCACCACCGGCGCGACGGTCATGCTGACACTCACGCTGTCGACCCTGGGCCTTCCCCTCGCCGGCGTGGGGCTGCTGCTCGCGGTCGAACCGATCGTCGACATGGGCCGCACCGCGGTGAACGTGACCGGTCAGGCCCTCGTCCCGACCATCGTCGCCAAGCGGGAGGGCATCCTCGACGAGTCCCGCTACAACGCCGAGCGGAACGGCGACCCCTTCGCCGACGACGACACCGCCGTCGCGGCATAGCAAAGGCAAGACGACAGCCTTCCGCACGTGGAAGGCTGTCGTCATGGCCGACCTCAGCGAGATCAAGCGACGGATCGTCACGCAATTCCAGCGGCACGTCGCCAACCCGCTCTCCACGCGACTGTCGAGCCAGACCCTCCTCGAGACCACCGGCCGGGTGAGCGGGCAGCCCCGCGTCACGCCCATCGGCGGCCGGCGCGCTGGCACCGAGTTCTGGCTGGTGTCCGAATTCGGGGAGAAGTCGAACTACATCCGCAACATCCGTGCGAACAACGCCGTTCGCCTGCGGATCCACGGCCGGTGGCACACGGGCACGGCGACGCCGCTACCCGACGACGACACCCGGGCGCGGCTGGCGCAGCTGCCCCGGATGAACAGCACCGCCGTCCGCGCGGTCGGTACCGACCTCCTGACGGTCCGGATCGACCTCGCCGACTGAGCCCAGACCGCGGGCTGCCGGGTCATGCACGTTTTGCGGCCTGGCCAGGTGTGATGTTCGCAACTGCACGTTCGGTCCGCACGCCGGGCGCGGATTTGCTACCGCTCGTCGTGCTGTGGCCGAGCAGCTTGCAGTAAAGACTTAGCCTCGGCTAATCTGCGGTTTCGCGTGGACATGCCAAAGTCCGCATTTCAGACAACGACGTCTGCCTCACCGGCGCATCGGTACGGGGCCGGTTCTCTGCCGTGATCCTCTCGCCGACGCCACCCGTGCGCCCAGCACGGACCCCTATTCGGCGAGTATCGCGAGGAGACAGTCGGTTGATTACGAGTGCCACCGAGTCCGGCCTGTACGACAGGACGCTCGACAAGAGCAGCTGCGGCGTGGGCTTCATTACCCGCAAGGACGGCATTCAGACCCATGACGTCCTCCTCCGGGGCCACGAGGCCCTGTGTGCCGTTCCTCACCGCGGTGGCATGTCCGCGGAGGGTGTCGGCGACGGCGCCGGCGTGTGCGTCGACCTGTCGGTGCCGTACTTCCGGGCCCTGACCGGTGACGACGGTCTCGAGGCGGGCCGCTTCGGGGTCGGCAACTTCTTCCTCCCCACCGACGTCGCGTTCCACGCCGATGCGGAAGCCGTCATCGAGCGGGCGCTCGCCGAGCAGGGGTTCGAGGTGCTGCTCGAGCGCGACGTGCCCGTCGACGCCACCGTGCTCCGGCCCGCCGCGATCCGGCACCAGCTGCCGATCCGGCAGTGGGTGTTCACCGCGCCCGAGGCGTGCGCCGACGAGGCCGAGTTCGACCGCCGCATCCACGACGCCCTGCTCGCGATCGAGGCCGTCGCGTACACCCAGCCGGATCTGGCCGGGCTGTACCCCCTGTCGCTCAGCGCGCGCACCCAGGTGCTCAAGGGCCGCCTCAACTCGAACGAGGTGATGCCCTACTTCCAGGACCTCGTCGATCCGGCGCACGCAATCCACACCCTCTACTTCCATACCCGGTTCTCCACCAACACCGACCCGCACCCGACGATGGCGCAGCCGTTCCGTCTGATGGCGCACAACGGTGAGCTCAACACCGACAAGAAGAACCGGCTGTCGGAGGCCGCGCTCGCGCGTGCCCGCAACCGGGAGATCGTCCGCCCGCACGGCCAGTCCGACAGTTGCCGCCTCGACCAGACGCTGCAGAGCCGCGTCGTGGAGGACGGCCTCGACCTCGTGACCGCGGTCGTGTCGATGATGCCGCCTGCGTGGGAGAACGATTCCACCCTGTCGCCCGAGGTCCGCGCGATGCTCGAGTACTTCTCGCTGTACGAGGAGAAGAACGACGGCCCGGCCGCGCTGATCTTCGGCGACGGCACCGTCGTCGGCGCCCGCCTCGACCGGCTCGGACTGCGTCCGCTGCGTTCGGTGGAGACGGACGAGTACCTGTGCGTGACGTCCGAGGCCGGGCAGATCGATTTCGATCCCGCCACCGTGCTGCACCGGGGACGCATCGAGGCCGGCGGCATGCTGTACTTCGATCACCGCGAGGGCCGCGCGTACTCCACCGACGAGGCGCTCGAACTGCTCGCCGCCCGCACCGACTACGTCGCGCTGGTCGCCGACGCGCGCCGCACCCTCGAGGCCCTGCCCGAGGTGCAGCCCGAGCCCGGCCCGCTGCGCTACAAGGGCGACCTCGACCGCCACCAGCGGTTCGTCGCGTACTCCCACAACCAGGAGAGCTTCAAGTTCATGATGGACCCGATGCTCGCATCGGGTCAGGAGAAGATCTCCGCGATGGGCTACGGCAACGCCATCAACGCGCTCTCCGATCAGGAAGGCGGCGTCGCCAAGTACTTCTCGCAGCGGTTCGCGCAGGTCACCAACCCGTCCCTGGACAGCATCCGGGAGGCCGACGGCATGACGCTGCGGGTGGCGCTCGGCGCCAAGCCGAACAGCGGTGCCCGCCCGGCCCCGCAGATCGTGGTGCCGTCGCCGATCCTCACCCACGCCGACGCGCTGCGGATCCGCAAGCAGACCGAGACCCCCGTCGAGCGGTTCTCGATGCTGTACACCCCCGTCCAGGGCGACCCGGCCGCCAACGCCGCCGCCCTCGAGGCCGCGGTGTCGGCACTGTGTGACGATGTCGAGGCATTCGCGCGGGAGCGCGGTGGCATCGCCGTCGTCACCGACCGGCACGTGTCCACCGACAAGGCGGCGCTGCCGATGATCGTGGCGATCTCGGCGCTCAACCAGCGGCTCATCGAGGAGGGTCTGCGCCTGCGGGTCTCCGTCGTCGCGGAGAGCGGCCAGATCTCGTCGTCCCACCACGTGGCCGCCGCCCTCGGGTTCGGCGCCGCCGCGGTGTACCCGCTCGCCGTCCGGCTGCGCGCCGAGGAGAAGTTCGCCGACGAGGCCGACGCCGCGTTCAAGCGATTCGCGAAGGCAGCCGAGAAGTCGCTGATGAAGACCATGGGCCGCGTCGGCCTGTGCACCGCCGAGAGCTACATCGGCGGCGAGTTCTTCGAACCCAACTACCTCGACACCGACGACCCGATCCTGCGCCGCTGGTTCCCGAACGTCCAGACCCCGGTCGGCGGTGTCGGCTTCGCGGTGATCGCGCAGGCCGTCGCCGACTGGCACGCCCGTGCCGTCACCGTGTCGGGCGAGAAGGACATCCCGCTGCTCGGCCTGTTCAAGGAGCGCGCCGAGGGCGCCGGGCACTCGTACGGCACGGCGGCCGTGCGCGGCTTCGTCGACCTCACCGAGGAGCCCATCGCGTTCGACACGGCCGGCACCCAGGACCACACGGAGTCGCTGCGACTGCTGCCGCTGAACCGGCTCGAGGACGCGTTCGGTCTCGACGACGACGCCTACCGCAACGCCGGCTTCCAGACGCTGACGCCCGAGGCGATCGACCGCTTCGAGATCACTCCCGGCTACCGCGCATTCGCGCGGACCATGGCCGACGAGCGCACCCGCCGTCCCGCAGCGCTGCGGGACGTGCTGGATCTGCCCGCCGACGTCACGTTCCTCACCACGGCGGCGGAGTTCCGCAAGCAGATGGGCCGGTTCTCCCGCAAGGGCAACAACAGCTTCGCGGTGCGCGGACTCGCGTCCGAGGCCGTCGGCGACGACGGGTTCCGGCTCCGGCTCACCGGCCCCCACGCGGGTGAGGCCGGTGTGCTCGCGGCCCTCGGCGAGTCGCTGGTGATGCGGTTCGGCGACGACCTCTGCGAGCACCGCGTCGACGGCGACGCGCTCCTCGTGCGCACGACCGGTGAGGCACTGCGATGTCTGTCGCTGCTGCGCACCGCTCCGGCGAGCCTGCCGATCGGGCAGGTGCAGAAGGCCAGCGAGATCACCCCGTTCCTCACGTCCGGCGCCATGAGCCACGGCGCACTGAACTCCAACGCGCACGAGGCCGTCGCGCACGGAACCAACATGGTCGGCGGCATGTCGAACAGCGGTGAGGGCGGCGAGCACATCTCCCGTTACGGCACCATCCGTGGTTCGCGGATCAAACAGTTCGCGTCGGGCCGTTTCGGGGTGTGGGCCGGCTACCTCGCCGACCCGATGCTCGAGGAACTCGAGATCAAGATCGCGCAGGGCGCCAAGCCCGGCGAGGGCGGGCAGCTGCCCGCGCCGAAGGTGACCGTCGAGATCGCGGCCGCGCGCGGCGGCACTCCCGGCGTCGAACTCGTCTCTCCCCCACCGCATCACGACACGTACTCGATCGAGGACCTCGCGCAGCTGATCCACGACTGCAAGGCGGCGCGGGTCCGGGTCATCGTCAAGCTCGTGTCCTCGGAGGGCATCGGCACCATCGCGGTGGGTGTCGCGAAGGCCGGAGCCGACGTCATCAACGTGGCCGGTAACACCGGTGGCACCGGTGCCGCCGCGGTGACGAGCCTCAAGTACGCCGGACGTTCGGCGGAGATCGGCGTCGCCGAAGTCCATCAGGCGTTGTGCGCCAACGGTTTGCGGCAGAAGGTGCTGCTCCGCTGTTCCGGTGCGCACCAGACGGCGAGCGACGTGGTGAAGTCGGCGCTGCTCGGCGCCGACAGCTTCGAGTTCGGCACCACCGCGCTGATGATGCTCAAGTGCGTCATGGCCAAGAACTGCAACATCAAGTGCCCGGCCGGACTGACCACCAACCCCGAGCTGTTCGACGGCGACCCGCGGGCGATGGCGCAGTACCTGCTGAACATCGCGCACGAGACCCGCGAGGTGCTGGCGGAGCTGGGCATGTCCTCGCTGCGCGAGGCCCGGGGACGTTCGGATCTGCTGCAGCTCCTGGACCACCCGTCCAGCGTCGGCCAGCTCGACCTGCGCGCGATGCTCGCCGTGGTCGACGAGGTCACCATCGGCGATCCGGTGTACCTGGAGAAGGACTACACGCTCGACGACGGCTGGCTCGTGCAGCTGCGTGCCGCGCTGATCGAGCAGGGCGAGGCCACGGTCGAACTCGGTGACGGCGTGCACCTGAGCAACCGCAACAAGAGCGTCGGCGCCCAGCTGGCGGTCGACATCGAGCGGATGCTCAACCACGAGCTCACCGAGGTCGCGCTGCCCGCCGTGCTCCGCGACGAGCGCGGCCGCGGTTACCTACGCGACGGCAGCGTCCGCATCGCGACGTCCGGGTCCGCGGGCCTGTCGTACGGCGCGTTCTGCAACGACGGCATGACCCTCGTCCACACCGGCACCGCCAACGACGGCGTCGGCAAGGGCGCCAACGGCGGCAGCATCGTCGTGCGCTCCCCCGGCGGCGGTTCGG from Rhodococcus opacus B4 encodes:
- a CDS encoding glutamate synthase-related protein; the protein is MITSATESGLYDRTLDKSSCGVGFITRKDGIQTHDVLLRGHEALCAVPHRGGMSAEGVGDGAGVCVDLSVPYFRALTGDDGLEAGRFGVGNFFLPTDVAFHADAEAVIERALAEQGFEVLLERDVPVDATVLRPAAIRHQLPIRQWVFTAPEACADEAEFDRRIHDALLAIEAVAYTQPDLAGLYPLSLSARTQVLKGRLNSNEVMPYFQDLVDPAHAIHTLYFHTRFSTNTDPHPTMAQPFRLMAHNGELNTDKKNRLSEAALARARNREIVRPHGQSDSCRLDQTLQSRVVEDGLDLVTAVVSMMPPAWENDSTLSPEVRAMLEYFSLYEEKNDGPAALIFGDGTVVGARLDRLGLRPLRSVETDEYLCVTSEAGQIDFDPATVLHRGRIEAGGMLYFDHREGRAYSTDEALELLAARTDYVALVADARRTLEALPEVQPEPGPLRYKGDLDRHQRFVAYSHNQESFKFMMDPMLASGQEKISAMGYGNAINALSDQEGGVAKYFSQRFAQVTNPSLDSIREADGMTLRVALGAKPNSGARPAPQIVVPSPILTHADALRIRKQTETPVERFSMLYTPVQGDPAANAAALEAAVSALCDDVEAFARERGGIAVVTDRHVSTDKAALPMIVAISALNQRLIEEGLRLRVSVVAESGQISSSHHVAAALGFGAAAVYPLAVRLRAEEKFADEADAAFKRFAKAAEKSLMKTMGRVGLCTAESYIGGEFFEPNYLDTDDPILRRWFPNVQTPVGGVGFAVIAQAVADWHARAVTVSGEKDIPLLGLFKERAEGAGHSYGTAAVRGFVDLTEEPIAFDTAGTQDHTESLRLLPLNRLEDAFGLDDDAYRNAGFQTLTPEAIDRFEITPGYRAFARTMADERTRRPAALRDVLDLPADVTFLTTAAEFRKQMGRFSRKGNNSFAVRGLASEAVGDDGFRLRLTGPHAGEAGVLAALGESLVMRFGDDLCEHRVDGDALLVRTTGEALRCLSLLRTAPASLPIGQVQKASEITPFLTSGAMSHGALNSNAHEAVAHGTNMVGGMSNSGEGGEHISRYGTIRGSRIKQFASGRFGVWAGYLADPMLEELEIKIAQGAKPGEGGQLPAPKVTVEIAAARGGTPGVELVSPPPHHDTYSIEDLAQLIHDCKAARVRVIVKLVSSEGIGTIAVGVAKAGADVINVAGNTGGTGAAAVTSLKYAGRSAEIGVAEVHQALCANGLRQKVLLRCSGAHQTASDVVKSALLGADSFEFGTTALMMLKCVMAKNCNIKCPAGLTTNPELFDGDPRAMAQYLLNIAHETREVLAELGMSSLREARGRSDLLQLLDHPSSVGQLDLRAMLAVVDEVTIGDPVYLEKDYTLDDGWLVQLRAALIEQGEATVELGDGVHLSNRNKSVGAQLAVDIERMLNHELTEVALPAVLRDERGRGYLRDGSVRIATSGSAGLSYGAFCNDGMTLVHTGTANDGVGKGANGGSIVVRSPGGGSDRHGGNVLIGNFALFGATGGRTFVEGQAGDRFAVRNSGATAVVEGVGDFACEYMTNGAVLNLGGFGKGVGNGMSGGFVYQYDPENKLPGKASADSILLGSITGDGEHAALHRSAVHVLLGWHLEATGSAKAAWLLENWETEQHHFVYGMPRALLQYQDSDEILKAKSRKDLADELAAALVAHQLRKFKLDYRDGRAVLDGAVPGYGEADTEAMFALLNNYTVLNAAQEMALSKLPGVTDPSDPAVDKAVRNLLLTEDFFLMQRLQRYAREALKDYSDEDLAVMVAAKRLADYKDALRRRNVRSIDAPGTYGWILHQDAKNVDKIGRLPGFEELFAQHALPDLIPARDIPAKDVVPS
- a CDS encoding nitroreductase/quinone reductase family protein, coding for MADLSEIKRRIVTQFQRHVANPLSTRLSSQTLLETTGRVSGQPRVTPIGGRRAGTEFWLVSEFGEKSNYIRNIRANNAVRLRIHGRWHTGTATPLPDDDTRARLAQLPRMNSTAVRAVGTDLLTVRIDLAD